In Acuticoccus sp. I52.16.1, a single genomic region encodes these proteins:
- a CDS encoding NADPH:quinone reductase, giving the protein MAAHPERMPAVRYTAFGPAATTLELVDLPVPAPGHGELLVEVKASGVNPHDTKKRSGWLGVPLPEGGVVPHSDGAGVVVAVGDGVPASRIGERVFLVGVGPENGTCARYAVAPATNAFPLPATLSFEQGASVGIPAFTGYFAVLHAGPVAGRTVLIHGGAGCVGRCAVELARYGGARVIATVSSPHKGAIARDAGAHHVLDYRNDDVAGAVAEITGGRGADLVVDVDFGANCAVDAATVAENGRVASYSSTSDRTPTLDYYAFALKGVTLHFVQGGKMPPEVRREGGRLIAALLRDGRLVPDVASVHTMRAAPAAHEEMEGGRTIGNIVVAIDP; this is encoded by the coding sequence ATGGCGGCGCACCCGGAGCGCATGCCGGCGGTCCGCTACACCGCCTTCGGCCCCGCTGCGACGACGCTCGAACTCGTCGACCTCCCCGTTCCCGCACCCGGCCACGGCGAGCTCTTGGTCGAGGTGAAGGCTTCCGGCGTCAATCCGCACGACACCAAGAAGCGCTCCGGCTGGCTGGGGGTGCCGCTGCCCGAGGGCGGCGTCGTCCCGCACAGCGACGGGGCGGGCGTGGTGGTCGCGGTCGGCGACGGCGTCCCGGCCTCGCGCATCGGCGAGCGCGTCTTCCTCGTGGGCGTCGGTCCCGAGAACGGGACCTGCGCCCGCTATGCGGTGGCCCCGGCGACGAACGCCTTTCCGCTTCCGGCGACGCTCAGCTTCGAGCAGGGCGCGTCGGTCGGCATCCCGGCGTTCACGGGCTACTTCGCGGTGCTGCACGCCGGGCCCGTCGCGGGGCGCACGGTGCTGATCCACGGTGGCGCGGGATGCGTCGGCCGCTGCGCGGTGGAGCTGGCCCGATACGGCGGCGCGCGCGTCATCGCCACCGTCAGCTCGCCGCACAAGGGCGCCATCGCGCGGGACGCCGGCGCGCACCACGTCCTCGACTACCGTAACGACGACGTCGCCGGCGCGGTCGCCGAGATCACGGGCGGGCGCGGCGCCGATCTCGTCGTCGACGTCGACTTCGGCGCCAACTGCGCGGTCGACGCGGCGACGGTCGCCGAGAACGGGCGCGTCGCATCCTACTCGTCCACCAGCGATCGCACGCCGACGCTGGACTACTACGCATTTGCTTTGAAGGGGGTGACGCTCCATTTCGTGCAGGGCGGGAAGATGCCGCCCGAGGTGCGACGGGAAGGGGGCCGCCTGATCGCAGCGCTCCTGCGCGATGGCCGGCTCGTCCCCGACGTCGCCTCGGTTCACACGATGCGCGCGGCTCCCGCGGCGCACGAGGAGATGGAAGGGGGACGCACCATCGGCAACATCGTGGTGGCGATCGACCCATGA
- a CDS encoding M20 family metallopeptidase codes for MTEQEQRLTTWFEEKGGEMLALTETLVNIDSGSYDKEGVDEVGRVLADWLEARGIACEWIPIAERGDAVRAVINADAPGKEILLMGHRDTVFGRGEVAQRPFSTANGRAYGPGVCDMKAGLVQNAFILAAFEELGGAPGPMAALFTSDEEIATAHGRPIIEAEARRARAVFNAEPGRMSGNVVTGRRGGVFFVAEVFGKAAHSGNSFHLGRSAIAEIADKIGRWFAMNERFADRNMQINVGLVSGGQSVNSVAPHARCEIDLRYKTPADRDDLVAAVEEIARTCVIDGTRGEIAIRGEYLPVAPTPEGDALFAHYKAAASDLGITLDGEFTLSCADSGFTAAQGVPTICAIGPVGGHAHGPDEYLEIATVVPRAQAVALAVSRLPRVTP; via the coding sequence CTGACCGAACAGGAACAGCGACTGACGACGTGGTTCGAGGAAAAAGGCGGGGAAATGCTGGCCCTGACCGAGACTCTCGTGAACATCGACAGCGGCAGTTACGACAAGGAAGGCGTCGACGAAGTCGGCCGCGTGTTGGCCGATTGGCTCGAGGCACGCGGCATCGCATGCGAGTGGATCCCGATCGCCGAGCGCGGTGACGCGGTGCGCGCGGTGATCAACGCCGACGCGCCCGGCAAGGAGATCCTGCTGATGGGCCACCGCGACACCGTGTTCGGCCGCGGCGAGGTGGCCCAGCGGCCGTTCTCCACCGCGAACGGCCGTGCCTACGGCCCCGGCGTGTGCGACATGAAGGCGGGGCTGGTGCAGAACGCCTTCATCCTCGCCGCCTTCGAGGAGCTGGGCGGCGCGCCCGGGCCGATGGCCGCGCTCTTCACCAGCGACGAGGAGATCGCCACCGCGCACGGCCGCCCGATCATCGAGGCGGAGGCGCGGCGGGCGCGCGCCGTCTTCAACGCCGAGCCGGGGCGCATGAGCGGCAACGTCGTCACCGGGCGGCGCGGCGGGGTGTTCTTCGTCGCCGAGGTCTTCGGCAAGGCGGCGCACTCGGGCAACAGCTTCCATCTCGGCCGCAGCGCCATCGCCGAGATCGCCGACAAGATCGGCCGCTGGTTCGCGATGAACGAGCGCTTCGCCGACCGAAACATGCAGATCAACGTCGGCCTCGTCTCGGGCGGGCAGTCGGTCAACTCGGTCGCGCCCCATGCGCGGTGCGAGATCGACCTGCGCTACAAGACGCCGGCGGACCGGGACGATCTCGTCGCCGCGGTGGAGGAGATCGCGCGGACCTGCGTGATCGACGGCACGCGCGGCGAGATCGCCATCCGCGGCGAGTACCTCCCCGTCGCGCCGACGCCGGAGGGCGACGCGCTTTTCGCGCACTACAAGGCCGCCGCGAGCGACCTCGGTATCACGCTGGACGGCGAGTTCACGCTCTCCTGCGCCGATTCCGGTTTCACCGCCGCCCAGGGCGTGCCCACAATTTGCGCGATCGGCCCCGTCGGCGGTCATGCCCACGGGCCGGACGAGTATCTGGAGATCGCCACCGTAGTGCCGCGGGCGCAGGCGGTGGCGCTCGCCGTGTCGCGCCTGCCGCGGGTGACGCCCTGA
- a CDS encoding GntR family transcriptional regulator, producing the protein MRSEIEERAPVAVRVADALDAVGPPTLVREKAFERLREAIITGQLRPGTRLIERELCEGLGVSRASIREVIRQLEAERLIDMGPKRGPTVAVLTRKQAAEIYELRGMLEERLIEAFAARATPEQRAGLRAIFGELTEAAGRMDLRQLVHVMVRFNKHIVHALDHEIFDDILDHVNARISWLRMTSMSKPGRVETSLGEIEAIVAAVEAGDPEGAVRSVRHYVTNARDAALEQLPD; encoded by the coding sequence ATGAGAAGCGAAATCGAAGAGCGCGCCCCGGTCGCGGTCCGCGTCGCCGATGCGCTGGACGCCGTCGGCCCGCCCACGCTGGTGCGCGAGAAGGCGTTCGAGCGGCTGCGCGAGGCGATCATCACCGGCCAGCTCCGCCCCGGCACGCGGCTGATCGAGCGCGAGCTGTGCGAGGGGCTGGGCGTCAGCCGCGCGTCCATCCGCGAGGTGATCCGCCAGCTGGAGGCCGAGCGGCTGATCGATATGGGGCCCAAGCGCGGACCCACGGTCGCCGTGCTCACCCGCAAGCAGGCGGCCGAGATCTACGAGCTGCGCGGCATGCTGGAGGAACGCCTGATCGAGGCGTTCGCTGCTCGCGCGACGCCCGAGCAGCGCGCCGGCCTGCGGGCGATCTTCGGCGAGCTGACGGAGGCCGCCGGCCGCATGGACCTGCGGCAGCTCGTGCACGTCATGGTGCGCTTCAACAAGCACATCGTGCACGCGCTGGACCACGAGATCTTCGACGACATCCTCGACCACGTGAACGCCCGCATCAGCTGGCTGCGCATGACGTCGATGTCCAAGCCCGGCCGCGTCGAGACGAGCCTGGGCGAGATCGAGGCGATCGTCGCCGCGGTGGAAGCGGGCGACCCCGAGGGGGCCGTCCGCAGCGTGCGCCACTACGTCACCAACGCCCGGGACGCCGCGCTGGAGCAGCTCCCGGACTGA